The genomic segment ACAAATATCGCTGCCTGAAGCACAGGCCGTTCTATCCGAATCAATTCGGAGGAGCGGCCTTTTCTATTTTCTAAGGAGGTTAATAAATGTCCGATATGTTGTTTCAAAAAGCTTACGATGAATGGATGTCTCGCGTTATTCGCCATAGTCAGGGTGAAAGGAAAAGAAGATTGATGGAGATGGATTCGTACAACGAGCAACTGTTGCTTAAAAATCTTTGGTGGCCGGCGCTTGGCAGCTTCGATCATCTTCATCCGGAGTGGGAAGTTTCAGACTTTAAGGACGGACAACGGTTTGTCGATTTCGCATACATGCCTTTCGGGCTGCATCGGGGTCTGATTTTGGAAGCTGATGCCTACGGGACGCATTTACGCGACGTGAGCCGATTCAGGTTCGGCGATAACCTTGAGAGGCAAAATCATTTGCTTATGGACGGCTGGCACATGCTTCGCTTCTCGAGAGACGATTTGTTGGAAAAGCCGAAGCGCTGTCAACAGACGTTGTTGGCGGCACTATCGGCGTGGGCGTACGGGGCGGGATCGGAAGCGCCACAGCTCACGTTGTATGAGAGAGCTATTCTTCATTGGATTGGAAGACATAACAGTGAAATTAAACCGGTAGAAATAATGGCTGCTTTGAAAATCGGTTTTACGCAAGCTAGCGTGAATCTGCAATCGCTGGAATCCAAAGGTTATTTAAGGTCAACGCGATCCGCGCAAGGGAAAGCGATGAGTTACTTGGTGCTGCCAAAAACGCAGCGGATTAACTGACATTTGCGCTTCGTCTCCTTGTCAGTAGCATGCGAATGGGGAATCAAGCCCGCGAGAAAGCTGATCGCCTTCTCAATAGAAGGCGATTGAGGATTCTGGGCTGCGAGCAAGCCGATCGCCTTCTCAATAGAAGGCGATTGAGAAGTTTGGGCTGCGATCAAGCCGATCGCCTTCTCAATAGAAGGCGATTGAGAAGTTTGGGCTGCGAGCAAGCCGATCGCCTTCTCAATAGAAGGCGACGGAGTATTTAGGGCAGTGAGCAACCTGATCGCCTTCTCAATAGAAGGCGATTGAGAAGTCTGGACTGCGAGCAAGCCGATCGCCTTCTCAATAGAAGGCGATTGAGAAGTCTGGGCTGCGAGCAAGCCGATCGCCTTCTCAATAGAAGGCGATTGAGAAGTCTGGGCTGCGAGCAAGCCGATCGCCTTCTCAATAGAAGGCGATTGAGAAGTTTGGGCTGCGAGCAAGCCGATCGCCTTCTCAATAGAAGGCGATGGAGTATTCTGGGCTACGAGCAAGCCGATCACCTTCTCAATAGAAGGCGATTGAGAAGTCTGGGCTGCGAGCAAGCCGATCGCCTTCTCAATAGAAGGCGATTGAGAAGTCTGGGCTGCGAGCAAGCCGATCGCTTTCTCAATAGAAGGCGATTGAGAAGTCTGGGCTGCGAGCAAGCCGATCGCCTTCTCAATAGAAGGCGATGGTGGACCTTGCTCGAGTCAAGCCGGACGCAAACAAGCGACCGTCCTCCTGGACGGCCGCTCGCGCGCTTCGGTTAGCGTGTTATCGTTCTCTGTCTCTTGTCGTTACCTCAGTCCCTTGTCCTTCAGGAAGGCGTCCCATTGCGCGGCGACTTCGGCTTCGTACTTCTCGAGGCCGGAGGCTTTGAGCTTGTTCTCGAACTCGGGCAGCATCTTGGCCGGATCGACGGCGCCGGTCTCGAGCGCGGTCGAATACTCGTTGCCTACCGCGTTCAGGTTGGCGCCTTCGGCTTTGATCTTTTCTTCGTTGATCGAGAAGCCGTTGCTGGCCGGCACGATGGCGCTGTCGTTCAGCTCGATCGTCTTTTCCCACGTGTCGGGGTCCATGCCTGGTTTCAGGTAGGCGTTGAACTGGTTGCCGAACACCCAGTCGCCGTTCGGCGCATAGCCGGAGCCCTCGATCGGCGCGATGAACTTGTCATCCGTCTTCGTGTAGTGCTTGCCCTCGATGCCGTTGCAGATGAGGTTATACAGATACTTGTCGGTGTTGAGCAGGTTGATCAGCATGAGCGCGCGCTCGGGATTTTTGGAGTTTTTGTTGATGACGTGCATGGCGCTCGCGATACCGGTAAAGTAGCTGTCCGAGATCGGGACGTAGACGACATCGTTGCCGCCGTTGATCGCTTTTTCGCCGATCTCGCCGCCTGGCTTGGACGTGAATTCGAGCGAAACGGCCACATTGCCTTTGCCCTTCAGATCGTTGATGTTCTGAAGCACGGGCGCGTCCTTATTGATATAGCCGGCTTGGTACCAGCTGTGGATCGTCTGATAGAAGTCTTTTTTCGCTTCGAGCGAATCGATCTTGCCGATCATGGCATAGGTCGTGTCGTCCTTCTTGTAGCCGACGGCTGCGCCGTCCGGCGCAACGGCATTCGGATCGACGAACAGGCCGTTGGAATTTTGCGCGAGACCGAGCGGAACGATGCCTTTTTCGTTGTCCTTAAGCGTCTTCAGGAACGGCTCGATATCTTTGTACGAGTGGATCGAGCCGACGTCGAGATTGTACTTGTCGACGAACCGTTTTTGAATGATCAGGCTCTTCTGCTTGGCCGCGATTTGATAGATCGGGAAGCCGTATACCTTGCCGTCGGCGGCTTTCATATCCGGCCAGAACTTATCGGGAATATTGGCACGCGCGTCCGGGGCATACTTGGCGATCATGTCGTCCGGCAGTTCAAGATAAGCCCCCTTTTCGATGTACGGCTGATAGTTCCCCAGCCAGCCCTTGGAGCTCCATGCGATATCGAACGCCTCGCCGGCTGCAAGCATGGCGTTTAACTTCGGCTCGTACTCGTCGAATGTCAGCGGTTTCAGATCGACGGTTGCGTTTATTTTTTCCTTCAGATATTTGTTGATCTCGTCGTTGACCAGCTTCTGGTCGGGACCCGGGTTGGCGGCGACGGGATAGATGAACGTGAGCTTGACCTCAGGAAGCTCCGCCGGGGTCGATTGGGCACTTGCCGACGAGCTTGCGGATGCGCTCGCGCTCGCCGTCGCGGAGCCGCTATCGCTTGCCGATGCGCTCGGGCCGGCCGTATTGGCGTTGTTGTTATTGCTGCAAGCCGCAAGCGCGGCCATCGAGAGAAGCAGCATATATTGCGGAATCCGTTTTCCTTTTTTCATCTCTGAACCCTCCGTTGAATGGACCCTTATTATTTAATACGCCGTGCTCCCGTGTCTGACCTGCTGCCGCCCCAAAAGCCGATCACCTCCCTTAAACGCAGCGGCAGTTCTTTATCGATTCTTGCCGGCTCTAGCCTTTGAGCGAGCCGACCGTAATGCCTTTGACGAAGTACTTCTGGAAAAAGGGAAATACGAGAAGCATTGGACCGCTCGCGACGATCGCCATCGCCATCCGGACGGACAGCGTCGGGAATTGCGCGAACTGCAGCTTGTCGGACACCTGCGCCATCGGCGAATTCGCGAGGAACTCGGCCTGCGATAAAATGCGGACGAGCAGCAGCTGCAGCGGAATATACTTGTCGTTGTCGATGAACAGCAGCGCGTTGTACCACTCGTTCCAATAGCCGAACGCGATAAACAGTCCAAGCGTCGCAAGCGCCGGCGTCGAGAGCGGGAGGATGATACGGAAGAAGATCCGGAATTCGCGCGCGCCGTCGATCTTGGCCGATTCGACGATTTCCGGCGAGATTTTGTCCAGGAAGCCCTTCATGATCATGATGTTGAACGGGCTCATGAGCGCGGGGATGATCAAGGCGGCGAGCGAATTTTTCAAATGCAGGTACTGTGTCATCAGAATGTAGAAAGGGATCAGGCCGCCGTTGAACAGCATCGTGAAGAACACGTAAAACGTAAGCGGTCGATTGTACCTGAAGTCGCGCCGCGAGATCGGGTAAGCCATGAGCGCCGTGAGCATCAGCGACAAAAACGTGCCGATGATCGTGATCATGATCGTGACGCCGTAGCCGCGCAGGATCGTGTCCGGCTTTTCGAAGACGATCCGGTAAGCTTCGCCGCTCCATACTCGGGGGATGAACTGGTACCCGTATTCGAACAGGCTGTCCTCCGAGGAGAGCGAGATCGAGACGACGAGAATGAACGGCGCTACGATCAACAGGCAGACGACGATAAAGAAAGCGTTGATGAACCAATTGTTCGATTTGAGCGTCATAGCGGATTCGCCTCCGGATTAGAAAAGCGCGTTGTCGCGGTCGATGCGGCGGACGATATAATTGGCGGACACGACGGTGACGAGGCCGACGAACGACTGCAGGAACCCAACGGCCGCCGCGGAATTGATGTCGCCGAGCTTCGTGAGCGCGCGGTATACGTAAGTGTCGATAATGTCCGTCGTCGGAAAGTTCGGCCCGACATTGTTCGGGATGAAGTAGTGAAGCCCGAAGTCGCCGCGGAAGATGTTGCCGAGTCCGAGAATGAACAGGATGATGACGAGCGGCTTGAGCAGCGGCAGCGTGATCCGGGCCATCATCTGGATGCGGGTCGCGCCGTCGAGCTTGGCGGCTTCGTAGTACTCCGTGCTGATGCCCGTCATGCCGGCGTAGTAGACGAGCGTCGAGAAGCCGACGCCTTTCCACAGCGCGATGAGCGGCAGGATGTACATCCACGGCGTCGTCTCCAAATACCAGTTGTGCTCGGGAAATCCGAGAAAC from the Cohnella hashimotonis genome contains:
- a CDS encoding DNA-binding response regulator: MSDMLFQKAYDEWMSRVIRHSQGERKRRLMEMDSYNEQLLLKNLWWPALGSFDHLHPEWEVSDFKDGQRFVDFAYMPFGLHRGLILEADAYGTHLRDVSRFRFGDNLERQNHLLMDGWHMLRFSRDDLLEKPKRCQQTLLAALSAWAYGAGSEAPQLTLYERAILHWIGRHNSEIKPVEIMAALKIGFTQASVNLQSLESKGYLRSTRSAQGKAMSYLVLPKTQRIN
- a CDS encoding ABC transporter substrate-binding protein, whose product is MKKGKRIPQYMLLLSMAALAACSNNNNANTAGPSASASDSGSATASASASASSSASAQSTPAELPEVKLTFIYPVAANPGPDQKLVNDEINKYLKEKINATVDLKPLTFDEYEPKLNAMLAAGEAFDIAWSSKGWLGNYQPYIEKGAYLELPDDMIAKYAPDARANIPDKFWPDMKAADGKVYGFPIYQIAAKQKSLIIQKRFVDKYNLDVGSIHSYKDIEPFLKTLKDNEKGIVPLGLAQNSNGLFVDPNAVAPDGAAVGYKKDDTTYAMIGKIDSLEAKKDFYQTIHSWYQAGYINKDAPVLQNINDLKGKGNVAVSLEFTSKPGGEIGEKAINGGNDVVYVPISDSYFTGIASAMHVINKNSKNPERALMLINLLNTDKYLYNLICNGIEGKHYTKTDDKFIAPIEGSGYAPNGDWVFGNQFNAYLKPGMDPDTWEKTIELNDSAIVPASNGFSINEEKIKAEGANLNAVGNEYSTALETGAVDPAKMLPEFENKLKASGLEKYEAEVAAQWDAFLKDKGLR
- a CDS encoding carbohydrate ABC transporter permease, with the translated sequence MTLKSNNWFINAFFIVVCLLIVAPFILVVSISLSSEDSLFEYGYQFIPRVWSGEAYRIVFEKPDTILRGYGVTIMITIIGTFLSLMLTALMAYPISRRDFRYNRPLTFYVFFTMLFNGGLIPFYILMTQYLHLKNSLAALIIPALMSPFNIMIMKGFLDKISPEIVESAKIDGAREFRIFFRIILPLSTPALATLGLFIAFGYWNEWYNALLFIDNDKYIPLQLLLVRILSQAEFLANSPMAQVSDKLQFAQFPTLSVRMAMAIVASGPMLLVFPFFQKYFVKGITVGSLKG